From one Bacteroides eggerthii genomic stretch:
- a CDS encoding sialidase family protein, with protein sequence MRRKILFIALCCLFAGQYVSAQKVFVKGNMTDISMVTPQTELFLKSKLFKFDEGINQHLQGKMFVRRFRHCQSAIKIKSEYPVTVYLAATTPVINKKWKSLNEFFLSGNQKFYLYSYELDNRWVTVPDMNGNSSLLFAPQIERVDLPTVPGTVIYNSDNSDRNFVTDPALAVLPNGDYIAGCRARFSGKTGFVRLYRSTNKGKTWEVLSEIPEVGFYSLFVHDSVLYLMGTKGGFNHMVILRSDDGGRNWTTPIDSKHGLLSGESKSYHSASVPVAYAKGRIWRAMEDNLPKGKRYFRAFMMSAPINANLLDSAAWTRSEALPYDSTWLGTDRTFNGWLEGNAVVTREGNVVDILRIEERNFDGKAAMVRISDDGKQAYFDPQMDIIDLPGASKKFVIRFDSVSNLYWAITNHVFKQDLGKEHCGLLRNRLVLVSSSDLRDWQVRDTLISHDDPHFHGFQYIDWLIEGNDIIAVSRTAFDDKNGLPKRQHDANYLTFHRFKSFRKCLKTKK encoded by the coding sequence ATGAGAAGAAAAATACTATTTATTGCTTTGTGTTGTCTATTCGCTGGTCAATACGTTTCGGCACAGAAAGTGTTTGTGAAGGGAAATATGACGGATATTTCTATGGTAACTCCTCAAACGGAATTGTTCTTGAAATCTAAATTATTTAAGTTTGATGAGGGGATAAATCAACATCTTCAGGGAAAAATGTTTGTTCGCCGATTTAGGCATTGTCAATCTGCGATAAAAATAAAGAGTGAATATCCTGTTACGGTTTATTTGGCTGCTACGACTCCTGTGATTAATAAGAAATGGAAATCATTGAATGAGTTCTTTTTATCAGGAAATCAAAAGTTTTATCTTTATAGTTACGAATTAGATAACAGATGGGTTACTGTGCCCGATATGAATGGAAACAGTTCGTTGTTGTTTGCGCCACAAATTGAACGAGTCGATTTGCCTACAGTACCAGGTACGGTTATTTATAATTCTGATAATTCGGATCGGAATTTTGTAACAGATCCGGCACTGGCCGTTTTACCGAATGGTGATTATATAGCAGGATGCAGAGCGCGTTTCAGTGGTAAGACAGGATTTGTGCGTCTTTATCGTTCCACAAATAAAGGTAAAACATGGGAAGTACTTTCAGAAATCCCTGAAGTAGGTTTCTATTCTCTTTTTGTTCATGACTCTGTTTTATACCTGATGGGTACTAAAGGAGGTTTTAATCATATGGTTATTCTACGTTCGGACGACGGAGGTCGTAATTGGACTACCCCCATTGACTCGAAGCATGGATTGTTAAGTGGAGAGTCTAAAAGTTATCATTCTGCTTCTGTACCGGTAGCTTATGCAAAAGGTAGAATCTGGCGTGCGATGGAAGATAACCTTCCTAAAGGCAAACGGTATTTTAGGGCATTTATGATGTCAGCTCCAATCAATGCCAACCTTTTAGATTCTGCAGCCTGGACACGTTCAGAAGCATTGCCTTACGATTCTACTTGGCTTGGTACTGATCGGACGTTCAATGGTTGGCTTGAAGGAAATGCTGTTGTTACTCGTGAAGGAAACGTGGTAGATATATTAAGGATTGAAGAACGCAATTTTGATGGAAAAGCGGCCATGGTCAGGATTAGCGATGATGGTAAGCAAGCCTATTTTGATCCTCAGATGGATATTATTGATTTACCGGGAGCTTCTAAGAAATTCGTAATAAGATTTGATTCTGTTTCCAATCTCTATTGGGCCATTACCAACCATGTGTTTAAGCAAGATTTGGGAAAGGAACACTGTGGCTTGTTACGTAACAGGTTAGTATTGGTCTCCTCATCCGATTTGCGGGATTGGCAGGTACGAGATACACTTATCAGTCACGACGATCCTCATTTTCATGGTTTCCAGTATATTGACTGGCTTATTGAAGGAAATGATATTATTGCTGTTTCTCGTACAGCGTTTGATGATAAGAATGGTTTGCCTAAGCGGCAACATGATGCCAACTATTTGACATTTCATCGTTTTAAATCATTTAGAAAGTGTTTAAAAACAAAAAAATAA
- a CDS encoding sialate O-acetylesterase: MMRNYLYTIIFAWLFCSQAYAQSIPPLSLPSIFSDHMVLQQNSKVKFWGWTNPRTTVRIIPSWGQDTIIVKADNRARFEVELQTPPTSKKNYQIEVKIKDRDLIIKDVLIGEVWLCSGQSNMEWNSAKGIQDVKDELPHANNSEIRFFTVEKQTSLFPQDDCRGRWMVCSRETLKLFSAVGYFFGKKLNQELDSPIGLINSSWGGTNIETWMPHETMEEHPEFAKALQTLSTSTGWDISPSTTYNAMIHPLMPIRLAGIIWYQGEANLANGNYYASMFTSMIKAWRQGFSDDELPFYYVQIAPYARYKFASRAAAQVREQQYEVSKLPNVGMVAIPDYVDNIRDIHPKYKRPVGERLAHWALGEKYNKKTAAYRHPSFLKMERENSRIRIWFDNADAGIVCKGKEPFALEIAGEDMKFVPAKGKIDKKTNTLVVTSTTVKHPVAVRYSFSNDAVGNLFCSNGLPVLPFRTDNEVIEIF, translated from the coding sequence ATGATGAGAAATTATTTATATACTATCATATTTGCCTGGCTATTTTGTAGCCAGGCATATGCGCAGTCCATACCTCCTTTGTCATTACCTTCTATTTTTAGTGACCATATGGTATTACAACAAAATTCAAAAGTGAAATTTTGGGGCTGGACCAATCCTCGTACAACAGTACGTATCATCCCTTCATGGGGACAAGATACTATTATTGTAAAAGCTGATAATAGAGCGCGTTTTGAGGTAGAACTGCAAACTCCCCCAACCTCAAAAAAAAACTATCAAATAGAAGTAAAGATAAAGGATAGAGATTTGATTATTAAAGATGTACTTATTGGTGAGGTATGGTTATGCAGTGGTCAGTCTAATATGGAATGGAATTCCGCTAAAGGTATTCAGGATGTCAAAGATGAATTACCACATGCCAATAACTCTGAGATACGTTTTTTTACTGTAGAGAAACAAACGTCCCTATTTCCTCAAGATGATTGTCGTGGCCGCTGGATGGTATGTTCCCGGGAAACATTAAAATTGTTTTCTGCTGTAGGTTATTTCTTTGGGAAAAAGCTCAACCAGGAATTAGATAGTCCTATTGGACTGATTAATTCTTCTTGGGGAGGAACAAATATAGAAACGTGGATGCCTCATGAAACTATGGAAGAGCATCCTGAATTTGCCAAAGCATTGCAAACTCTTAGTACAAGTACTGGTTGGGATATTTCTCCGTCCACTACCTATAACGCTATGATACATCCTTTAATGCCTATACGGCTTGCTGGTATTATCTGGTATCAGGGCGAAGCTAATCTTGCCAATGGTAATTATTATGCGAGTATGTTCACGTCCATGATAAAAGCTTGGCGCCAGGGATTTTCAGATGATGAACTCCCCTTTTATTATGTACAAATAGCCCCATATGCTCGTTATAAATTTGCTTCCCGAGCTGCTGCACAGGTTAGAGAGCAACAATACGAAGTGTCTAAACTGCCTAATGTAGGTATGGTTGCTATACCTGATTATGTTGACAATATTAGAGATATACATCCCAAATACAAACGTCCTGTGGGCGAACGTTTGGCACATTGGGCTCTTGGGGAGAAGTATAATAAAAAAACTGCTGCCTATCGACATCCTTCTTTTCTAAAAATGGAGAGGGAGAACTCCAGAATACGGATATGGTTTGATAATGCCGATGCTGGAATCGTTTGTAAAGGAAAAGAACCGTTTGCTCTGGAGATTGCAGGAGAAGATATGAAATTTGTTCCCGCTAAAGGTAAGATAGATAAGAAAACTAATACACTAGTAGTTACGTCGACTACAGTAAAACACCCTGTTGCTGTGCGATATAGCTTCTCTAATGATGCGGTAGGTAACCTCTTTTGTTCCAATGGACTACCAGTATTGCCATTTCGTACTGATAATGAAGTTATAGAAATATTTTAA
- a CDS encoding BT_3987 domain-containing protein, which produces MKAKLIFLLTVILSLTSCQKYEDFIEDYDYSTTYFAYQRPIRTVFSDDPSIEIGVVLGGKRENKIDERVTFQIEPEMLQNVDYVGNNQFKLLPEDYYSLSDNHTIIIPKGKFLGTIKLTLNKEKFLTDPLAVENTYALPIRITESSTDQILKGDVEAGIEAKDYTIIVIKYISEFHGVYYHRGQRSAYDNSGNLIETLKYVGDHEEDMYIKNLVWNLGTINASSLTTDGIAEFLSGTSKYSMILHVNEDNSVSISDNLIPGSSQITGIKDLGASKYDREKKQFYLNYEYTDAASGIRYVMADTLIYRNTEMKLELWD; this is translated from the coding sequence ATGAAAGCTAAATTGATTTTTTTATTAACAGTAATCTTGTCTTTAACTTCTTGTCAGAAGTATGAAGATTTTATTGAGGATTATGACTATTCTACTACTTATTTTGCGTATCAAAGACCTATACGGACAGTCTTTTCTGATGATCCGTCTATTGAAATAGGCGTAGTATTAGGAGGAAAACGTGAAAATAAAATTGATGAGAGAGTAACTTTTCAAATAGAACCGGAAATGCTGCAAAATGTTGATTATGTAGGAAATAATCAGTTTAAGCTATTGCCGGAAGACTATTATTCATTAAGTGATAATCATACAATTATTATTCCTAAAGGAAAATTTTTGGGAACAATCAAATTGACTTTGAATAAAGAAAAGTTTCTGACGGATCCGTTAGCTGTTGAAAACACCTATGCTTTACCAATCCGAATTACTGAAAGTTCTACTGATCAGATTTTAAAAGGGGATGTTGAGGCTGGTATTGAAGCTAAAGATTATACTATAATAGTCATTAAGTATATTAGTGAGTTTCATGGTGTGTACTATCATCGTGGACAACGGAGCGCGTATGATAATTCAGGGAATTTGATTGAAACCTTAAAGTATGTAGGAGATCATGAAGAGGATATGTATATTAAGAATTTGGTGTGGAACTTAGGTACTATCAACGCTTCAAGTTTGACAACAGATGGTATTGCAGAATTTCTATCTGGAACTTCTAAATATTCAATGATTTTGCATGTTAATGAAGACAATAGTGTATCTATTTCAGACAATCTGATTCCGGGAAGCTCTCAAATCACAGGCATCAAAGATCTTGGTGCTTCTAAATATGATCGGGAGAAAAAGCAGTTCTATTTAAATTATGAGTATACTGACGCTGCCAGCGGAATACGCTATGTAATGGCTGATACGCTAATTTACCGTAATACTGAAATGAAACTGGAATTGTGGGATTAA